One window from the genome of Dyadobacter sp. CECT 9275 encodes:
- a CDS encoding c-type cytochrome — translation MKLLITIVSGIILGSAMLPGQDDELAKSIERGKMVYSENCITCHMGTGEGVTATFPPLAKSDYLTQNPENGIKAIKFGLIGKIKVNNVEYDNMMPNPGLGPEEIADVMNYILNSWGNDSKKNRITPEVVTAVKEKK, via the coding sequence ATGAAATTACTGATTACAATAGTATCCGGCATTATCTTGGGTTCTGCCATGCTGCCGGGGCAGGATGACGAACTTGCTAAAAGTATCGAACGCGGCAAAATGGTGTATTCTGAAAACTGCATCACCTGCCACATGGGCACCGGAGAAGGAGTTACGGCAACCTTCCCCCCTCTTGCCAAGTCGGATTACCTCACTCAAAATCCGGAGAATGGCATCAAGGCTATCAAATTCGGCCTGATCGGAAAAATTAAGGTAAATAATGTAGAATACGACAACATGATGCCTAACCCCGGCCTAGGTCCGGAGGAAATCGCCGATGTCATGAATTATATCCTGAATTCCTGGGGGAATGATTCTAAGAAAAACAGGATTACTCCTGAAGTAGTAACGGCTGTCAAAGAGAAAAAATAA